One stretch of Cryptococcus neoformans var. neoformans B-3501A chromosome 5, whole genome shotgun sequence DNA includes these proteins:
- a CDS encoding hypothetical protein (Match to EST gb|CF192552.1|CF192552), translated as MPLTVNEPHHHRIKRHYTVRKSPYLVSLVLLLAATSLTLLNIYVPRLIHVKGRNPGPTTFETRYGLYKRCTRSLAVPNSTLAFLESAHPLPTAVDLPLVDIFGIEGPTGDPSKGAGNQWVCQNFPTRSECQQFGEKFCVLWSTSGYAAQLSLVPCLASLISLLFIFLHRGERTARAKARRQQWKLVSGTMLIHCLLQVLSIALILHVFRTDARFESKGSHLDHSFNFGVASAVVSLTQALLLTFTGLAARAGKPWAAGQSALKSRNHRRTRSGRVVLVPEGTHVPPHEAVTVGEVRAVQEVGEPNESTGLLDGHEESVAGGGSQRATDTV; from the exons GCCATTACACAGTCAGAAAGTCTCCATATCTTGTCTCGCTCGTGTTGTTACTCGCAGCAACATCTCTCACTTTGTTGAACATCTAT GTACCCAGACTCATCCATGTCAAGGGGCGAAATCCAGGACCGACCACATTCGAAACGAG GTATGGCCTTTACAAACG CTGCACTCGCTCTCTAGCTGTACCAAACTCGACGCTTGCTTTCCTCGAATCAGCCCACCCTCTTCCCACTGCGGTTGATCTGCCGTTGGTGGATATTTTTGGTATCGAGGGACCTACTGGCGACCCTTCGAAAGGCGCTGGGAATCAGTGGGTCTGTCAGAATTTCCCTACCAGGTCAGAGTGTCAGCAATTTGGCGAGAAGTTTTGTGTTCTCTGGTCAACATCCGGCTACGCAGCTCAGCTTTCTCTTGTGCCATGCCTTGCCAGCTTGATCAGCCtacttttcatctttttgCACAGGG GAGAGCGTACGGCCAGAGCTAAAGCTCGTCGCCAGCAATGGAAGCTCGTCTCGGGCACCATGCTCATCCACTGCCTTTTGCAAGTGTTATCCATCGCCTTGATTTTGCACGTTTTCAGGACCGATGCTAGGTTCGAGAGTAAAGGCAGTCATTTGG ACCATTCATTCAATTTCGGAGTCGCCTCAGCCGTTGTCTCTCTCACacaagctcttcttttgaCGTTCACGGGTCTTGCAGCTC GCGCGGGCAAACCTTGGGCAGCAGGCCAGTCCGCACTCAAATCACGTAATCACCGCCGTACCCGTTCCGGACGAGTTGTCCTTGTCCCCGAGGGTACCCATGTCCCGCCACACGAGGCTGTTACTGTTGGTGAGGTACGGGCCGTCCAGGAAGTTGGTGAACCGAATGAAAGCACGGGGTTGCTGGACGGACATGAAGAGAGTGTGGCGGGTGGTGGGAGCCAAAGAGCGACCGATACCGTTTGA